A stretch of Paenibacillus peoriae DNA encodes these proteins:
- a CDS encoding lysophospholipid acyltransferase family protein, translating into MIYTVCASILRLIYRVLFRLEAVGRENVPAEGGVLLCSNHISNLDPPTVGILLKRKVHFMAKAELFNVPVLGPLIGKLGAFPVKRGGVSKESIKLALNILRDGKVMGIFPEGSRGAGGIGKKGAASFALRSGAAAVPVAIIGDYKLFRKTKVLYGKPVNLEAYQKGADIEGDPLELATEAIMSRIRTMKETGKPTNN; encoded by the coding sequence ATGATATATACTGTATGCGCCAGTATTTTGCGTCTCATTTACCGCGTTCTGTTTAGACTTGAGGCGGTAGGCAGGGAAAATGTTCCTGCTGAGGGTGGAGTGCTGTTGTGTTCTAATCATATTAGTAATCTTGACCCTCCTACAGTTGGTATTTTGCTGAAAAGAAAGGTTCACTTTATGGCAAAAGCCGAGCTGTTTAATGTTCCTGTACTGGGTCCACTAATTGGGAAACTGGGAGCTTTTCCAGTCAAACGTGGCGGTGTAAGTAAGGAATCCATTAAGTTGGCATTGAACATTTTGCGTGATGGTAAGGTTATGGGAATCTTTCCCGAAGGTTCCAGAGGAGCTGGGGGAATCGGTAAAAAGGGTGCTGCAAGCTTTGCGCTACGCAGTGGAGCGGCTGCCGTTCCGGTCGCCATTATTGGTGATTACAAGCTTTTCCGTAAAACGAAAGTGTTATACGGTAAACCTGTCAATTTGGAAGCTTACCAAAAGGGTGCCGATATCGAAGGAGATCCACTTGAACTGGCAACAGAAGCAATTATGTCTCGTATTCGCACGATGAAGGAAACGGGTAAGCCTACGAATAACTGA
- a CDS encoding flagellar brake protein, with translation MFPKINDVLYIQVAGTDHKDEIFEFKSRIAEEESQNFLIEIPMSQTSGHLKKLFLGEELSIFFLSEGGIKNYFNTHVTGFKEDILRMIRIHKPAPDSISKIQRRNFLRVKANLEIAVKHGANESRFVAETHDVGGGGVSFHTQGTHHLEEGESLSCWILVPYKNGTQEHVPFQSEIVRIQQMENGRKLIMLKYEEIADQERQKLIKYCFERQLEFRGKS, from the coding sequence TTGTTTCCCAAAATTAATGATGTGTTATACATACAAGTGGCAGGTACTGACCATAAGGACGAGATTTTTGAATTTAAGTCTCGTATTGCAGAAGAGGAGTCACAGAACTTTTTAATTGAAATTCCTATGTCACAAACAAGTGGGCATTTGAAAAAATTGTTTCTAGGGGAAGAACTGTCTATATTTTTTTTGAGCGAGGGTGGGATTAAAAATTATTTTAATACCCACGTTACGGGTTTCAAAGAGGATATCCTCCGGATGATTCGTATCCACAAACCTGCTCCAGACAGCATCAGCAAAATTCAGCGTCGAAACTTTCTTCGGGTTAAGGCCAACTTGGAAATTGCTGTAAAGCATGGTGCGAACGAGTCCAGATTTGTAGCAGAGACACATGATGTAGGAGGTGGGGGTGTTTCTTTTCACACCCAGGGAACTCATCATCTTGAAGAAGGAGAATCATTGTCTTGCTGGATTTTAGTTCCATATAAAAACGGTACTCAGGAGCATGTTCCGTTCCAATCTGAAATTGTGCGCATTCAGCAGATGGAAAACGGTCGCAAACTCATTATGCTGAAATATGAGGAAATCGCTGATCAGGAGCGTCAAAAACTGATTAAATATTGCTTTGAAAGACAGCTGGAATTCCGGGGGAAATCTTAA
- the cmk gene encoding (d)CMP kinase produces the protein MARQHVSSINKINVAIDGPAGAGKSTVARLVAKTLSYVYVDTGAMYRAATWYMMRKEIPAENVQKVLQHVPELVIELVPDPTGQKVYCNGEDVTTVIRSMEVTSNVSQYSSIAGLRTRLTENQREMAARKGVVMDGRDIGTTVLPDAEVKVFMTASVQERASRRFKELSETDDITLEQLERDIAARDKLDEEREVSPLRCSEDAIVLDTTQMGIQDVVDMIVSYCLTEKDGEISQ, from the coding sequence TTGGCAAGGCAACATGTATCTTCAATTAACAAAATAAATGTAGCCATTGATGGACCTGCTGGTGCAGGGAAAAGTACAGTGGCCCGCTTGGTGGCGAAAACACTTTCTTATGTATATGTAGATACTGGAGCCATGTACCGAGCAGCAACGTGGTACATGATGCGTAAGGAAATTCCTGCAGAAAATGTACAAAAAGTGCTTCAACATGTACCTGAGCTGGTGATTGAATTAGTACCGGACCCCACAGGCCAAAAGGTTTATTGTAACGGGGAAGATGTAACCACTGTGATCCGTTCGATGGAAGTGACTAGCAACGTGTCACAGTATTCAAGTATTGCTGGTTTACGGACACGTTTGACTGAAAACCAGCGTGAGATGGCTGCACGCAAGGGTGTCGTTATGGATGGTCGCGATATTGGAACAACTGTACTTCCCGATGCGGAAGTCAAGGTGTTCATGACCGCAAGTGTTCAGGAACGTGCCTCCCGCCGTTTTAAAGAACTGAGCGAAACTGATGATATCACTCTGGAGCAACTGGAACGTGACATTGCGGCACGTGACAAGCTTGACGAGGAGAGGGAGGTATCTCCGCTTCGTTGCAGTGAGGACGCCATCGTGCTCGATACGACCCAAATGGGCATTCAGGATGTCGTTGATATGATCGTATCTTATTGCTTAACGGAGAAGGATGGAGAGATCAGCCAATGA